A single region of the Gossypium arboreum isolate Shixiya-1 chromosome 12, ASM2569848v2, whole genome shotgun sequence genome encodes:
- the LOC108478869 gene encoding transcription factor PRE6-like, translated as MSSRRSRSRQSGASRITDDQIIDLVSKLQQLIPELRGRRSDKVSASKVLQETCNYIRSLHREVDGLSDRLSQLLASTDTDSDQAAIIRSLLITKVEQWLQ; from the exons ATGTCAAGCAGAAGATCACGTTCCAGGCAATCAGGTGCTTCAAGGATCACTGATGATCAGATCATCGATCTTGTTTCCAAGTTGCAACAGCTTATCCCTGAGCTTCGTGGAAGACGCTCCGACAAG GTATCAGCTTCTAAGGTCTTACAGGAAACCTGCAACTATATCAGAAGCTTACACAGAGAAGTTGACGGCTTAAGCGATCGGTTATCTCAGCTATTAGCTTCCACAGACACCGATAGCGACCAAGCAGCCATTATCAGGAGTTTACTTAT AACAAAGGTGGAACAGTGGCTACAGTGA